The Sylvia atricapilla isolate bSylAtr1 chromosome 14, bSylAtr1.pri, whole genome shotgun sequence genome includes the window TCAGCACGTCACTTGAACTGAGTAGGAAAGAGGGCACAGGTTTTGACAATGTTGATACCGGCTCAATCAGCACTCAGCAAAGGCAGTTCAGTGGTCCATGGTACCTGGGGGATTGTCACCACTACATCCTGCGTGTCTTCACCTCCTTCAGCAAGCGAGGGTTAAAATGTTACACACCAGCAAGGgaaagtgctgtcagcagagctgacacCTCGGTGCACCTATTCTCACAATCCACAGAGGTTTCTTTCTAGGGGATAGCAAACGTAGGAGAGAACAACCCTCACTCAAAGCAACAAACTCAGCCACGGTCCGTAAATTTGCTGCAGGATCCCGGATGACATTTCCCAGCACAGTAACAGCTGGGTAGCGCCAGAAAGGACGCACCAGCAGATAAAAAGGTGCCGCAACAATTTTAAGGATTCAGCCAACATTCCACTGCCCTCAGGCCGTGGGGGCGGAGCCACGCTACAAACAGGAACTGCAAAGGGGACTGTGAGACTTGGCAGAGGGGGGAGAGAAGGAGTAAAGGCGAGCAAAGCAGTGCCACTGACCGTGCCGAGGAGGGCGGAGGGCTCCGGCTGCGTGTCCTTGggcgcggcgccgggcggcggcggagggaaGTTGGGGCTGAAAACCATGAGGTCGCTCTTGGCCGCGCCGTCCGCCACGCACAGGCTGCGGCTGTGGCGCTGCGAGTACGACCAGCTGCCCACTTCGCTGGCGCACACCAGCGTCGTGGGCCCGGGCCCCGAGAGCACGGCCGCCCGCGGCGCCCAGCGCGACGCCCCGTACAGCACCAcggccagcaggaacaggctggacaCGGCGCAGATGGCCACCACCAGCCACACGTTGGTGGCCGCGCCGGCCGCCCCGGCACCCGCGTccgcgcccggcgccgcccgcgaCGACGACGACGACGACGATCCCGCGGCCGCGGCCAGCGCCGCCTCGGCCGCCTCCACCAGCGACACGCTGAGCGTGGCCGTGGCCGAGCGCGCCGGCTCGCCGTGGTCGCGCACGACGATGAGCAGCCGGTGGCGAGGCCCGTCCGCCTCGTCCAGCGCCCGCGCCGTGCTCACCTCGCCGCTGTAGAGCCCGACGCGGAAGGGGCCCTTGCCCCGCGGCTCCCACAGCTCGTAGCGCAGCCACGCGTTGTAGCCCGAGTCGGCGTCCACGGCGCGGATCTTGGCCACCACCTGCCCCGCCGGCGCCCCCCACGCCGCCCACGCCCACAGCGTGTCCGACGCCGACACCGAGCCCCCCGCCGCctgcgccgcccgcgccgcctcggccgccgcgccgcccgcctcCGGCGCCGAGCCCGCGGGCGGCAGCAGcgccggcgcgttgtcgttctcGTCCAGCACGAAGAGCTGCACCGTGGCGTTGCCGCACAGCGGCGGCTCCCCCGCGTCCACCGCGCGCACCTCgaactgcagcacctgcagctcctcgtaGTCCAGCGGCTGCAGCGCCCACAGACGCCCGCTCTCCGCGTCCACCGACACGTAGCTCGACGCCGGCCGCcacccgccgcccgccgcccccgacCACGACGACCACGACGACGACGacgcggccgccgcgccgccctccCACACCGAGTAGCTGACGCGCCCGTTGCCCGCCTCGTCCGGGTCCCGCGCCCACAGCCGCGCcagctccgcgcccgccgcgttGTTCTCCCGCGCCAGCACCGTGTACACGGCCTGCGCGAAcgccggcgcgttgtcgttcacgtccGACACCGGCACCCGCAGCCCGCGGCTGGCGCGCAGCGCCGGCGCCCCGCCGTCCTCCGCACGCACCTCCACCTCGTACTCCGACACCCGCTCCCGGTCCAGCGCCTCGCGCAGCACCAGCGAGTACGAGCCCGCGAACGTCGCCTCCAGACCGAACGGCGACGCCGGCCACACCCAGCACCGCACGCGCCCGTTCGCCCCCGAGTCCCGGTCCGACACGCTCAGCAGGGCCACCACCGTCCCCACCGCCGCGTCCTCCGACACCGGCACCGACAGCGACGTCACCCGCACCtccggcgcgttgtcgttcacgtccagcacctccagcaccacCTTGCAGTGACCCGACAGCGGGGGTGTCCCCTTATCTGTCGCTTCGATTTGTATCTCATAAGAACGAATGTCTTCATAGTCCACCATGCCTGCCAGATGAATTTCACCCGTCCTCTCATTTAAAACGAAAATATCCATCCCCTGTTCAGGAAAAGTATTGCTCACACTATATACCACTTCGCTATTACTTCCGAAGTCGGGATCCGTGGCATTCACCCTCGTCACCAGCGTTCCCTCTGTAGCGTCCTCCGGCAGCTGCACTTTATACACCGACTGGTTGAATTGGGGCGCGTTGTCGTTCGCATCCAGCACCGAGATCACCAGCTCCATTGTCCCTGTCAGAGACGGCCGGCCCCCGTCACTCGCCGTCAGCACCAACCGGTGAACGGGAATCGTCTCGCGGTCCAGAGATTTCGTCAGTACCAAAAACAAGGATTCTCGGTATTCTTCACTGCGGTGCAAATCCAGAGAGAAATACTCGCTGGGGCTGAGCGTGTAGGAGAGCTGCGCGTTTGCTCCGATATCCGCATCCGAAGCACCCTCCAGCGGGAAACGAGACCCCGGTACAGACAATTCCGCGATGCTGAGGTTTTTTCGTGCGGCGGGGAAGATGGGGGCATTGTCGTTGATGTCGGTGACCTCCAGCTCCACATGGAAGACGCGCAGCGGCCgctccaccagcacctccaggcgCAGCGCGCACGGCGCGCTCTTGCCGCACAGCTCCTCCCGGTCCAGCCGCGAGCTCACCAGCAGCGCGCCGCTCGCCCCGCTCACCTCCACGCTCGCCCGCCGGCCCTGCGCCACCAGCCGCAGCCGCCGCGCCTCCGCCTCGCCCGCCTCCAGGCCCAGGTCCTGCGCCAGACGGCCCACCACCGTGCCGGCCTCGGCTTCCTCCGGCACCGAGTACCGCACCTGCCCGCCCGCCAGCGCCCAGGCcgcctgcagcaccagcacccgcAGCGCCGCACGACAACGCTCCCccatcgccgccgccgccgctctctCCGCCGCTGCTGCGGCCGCCGCTGTGTgtgccgggcccggcccggtcccgcacggctccccgccgccgcccggacGCACCGGCTCTGCtgcccggcccgcgccgcccccccGCGCTCACAGCCGGGCTCTCCGCCGCACCGGGGCGGAGCCGCCCACACGCCGTTCCCGAGCCTGCAGCGACACCGTGCGCTGCTCCGCCGCCTCACACGCTCACACACAGCGCCCCTGCCTCCGCCCCGCGATGGGTATGTTTTCTGCCGTGTCTTCTGTCGTGctactcttttttccccttatatcttcctttttctttgtaagtagaccttcatttcttcttttctttcttcgctgccttttcatttttcttgcattctGCGGTTCCTTCTTTACggacatttttcctttctctttcctttttttctttgtactctTTTCCGTTTCTTCCTtgactgtctttttttttcctcctttttatgCCACTCTTCATTCTTTCcgctcctttcccttctctttcccgGCACCTGTATTCTTTAGCTGCACTGGAAACTCGTCAGTGTCCTCTGCCACCGCCGAGATCATTAAATGCGGAACCATCACTGCTAATTACAGAGTATCATtgctggagagctgtgctgctcttatCAAAGGTGTTAGGAACCAACTCCTCTCAATGTCTACAGATGTGGTCGGTGCGTGCTGGTCAGCTCTTTTATCCtctgttttgtatttccatTCTGCCCTTCTTTCGACTTTCATTGTGGTTTGGAATGGTGTTGCTGGTTGGGTTCCGGTTTTTGGGAGGGGAGTAGTTTTTTAGTTATGTTGTTTTCATTGTAGCGagttcaatattttctttactactTCGGCTACTACTGCTATTATTATGaatattattactattaataCCGCACCTCCGGCGCATTGTCGTTTACATCCAGCACCTCAAGCTCCACGCTGCAGGAAAGTGGAGGAGTCCCTTTATCTCTTGCTTCGATCTCGAGGTCATATGACTGAATCTCCTCGAAATCCAGATGCCCGTTTGTCCACCACTTGTCCCATTTCTCTACCGTGCAATGCTTTCTTCCACTGTTTCTGttattccactttttctttgtccattttccttttacatCTCCCTgtttatcttcttctttttcgttgctttgtcttttccctgcttatcttcttctttttgtttgcttttttctttctctcctagCTGTGTggtctttccctctccttctctaTCGCTGCCATCCTTTTATCTTCTAGAATTTTTCCACTTgaggaaatgtttttagaaTACTTACTCCACCACGTCATGAAGCACAGACAGCCCCTTTAGCAAAAGGGCGCTCCCAGCTCTCATTCCTCATGACAGAGATTTGCCTTCTGGTTATGCTCCACAACGGTGCTCCTGCCGCTTCCTCTCCCTTCAGGATCAAAGCCACATTTGGACCCTTCAGTCATTTCAACGACCCGAGAAATCAATCGACAAAGCAATCACATCATAAAGAACATCTTTGTTACATCAGAGAAGAGCCCACCCATTTAGACACCTAATACAAAAAATGCTCCAGAGTCTAAGTGACCCAAGGGAGTCTCTGTTTTGCAAAATGAAATCCAGCAGACTCCAGCATGAAAAGCCTCCaagaatgcttaaaaaaaaaaaaaaaaaaaaaaaaaaggcaagatgccaaaacatttctcatttaCCTCGATGAAGAACAATTCGGCCTGACTCACACCTGCAGAGCTATTAAAAATTCACCACGGCATTGTCACGGTAAGCATCCTCGGCATGCCCAACACATCTCCTCCTAGAAAAGCATTAAGGTCACCTCTCCATCTGTCTTTGCTGCCCACTTCTCACCCGGTGCCAGCgagcagcagaaatgaatgAGAGCACAAAATGGTGCTCCAATCCTACAGGAATTTTGATTCAGGCAAAACTCGGTCAATCCAACATGAAGATACCACAGCTGGACAGGAACCAACGTACACCTTGTATCACACAGAGCCTCTTCTGGTAGCACTAACTCACCTGTAGCATCACTGGTTGCTTCTTCACAAAAACTAACTCCAGCACCAGGagtatttctttgaaaggaCACTGTCCCTAAATGCCAGATGGAAGACCAACACCAGGGAGATGACTGATGCAGTGTCCCAAAAAAGGATGGCAGAACTGCACAAAGTTCAAAGAGTCTTCTGGTTGACCAACAAAATTTCGCATCAATGGCAAGGGACTAAAGGCACGCATGGCAAGTCACTTGATAAGCTGTAATATCACAGGGAGCAACACCAAGCAAGAATACTGAGAACCGCTGGAGGTCCTGAGAGGATCCCACAAGAGCAGCACTACAGGGTGGGTGCTTTCTCAAGGATTCCTATTGGAATCCTCTACCACTCTAAGGCATGGGAAATGAGATCTCCACAGCTAATCAGACATTCTCCACAAGTTCCTCCACAGTGACACACACTGTGTTCTACCcaacagcttcattttcctggGACAACACTCCTCCCCACTCAAATTCACCCTCCCCATCGCATAGGCCCAGGCCCTATTTAGTGCCACATGCAGGATCACTGCCAAAATATCCAACCTAATCCCACAGAATTCTGCATGAGAACATGCTCTCCACTCCCAAGACATCCATTCTGGGAAATACATTAGAGGCCACCCTCCATCTGTGCTTGCTGCCAACTGCTCAAACCATGCTGGAAGAAGCAAGAACGAAATGAGAGCAGACTGTGGTCTAATCTGGGAGTTATACAATATTTCAGGTTGGAAGGAAAGCCACAAGGATTGTTGAATCCAACTCCCAATCTAGACACATTTGGTCAATCCAAGATGAAGACACCACAACTAAAGAGGCAGAAAGGTTCAGCTGTCTCTCAGACTCATCTTCTTCAGCAAGAAGCCACTTACCTGTAGCATCACGGCttgcttcttcagaaaagaaatattctcagAGCAGCAAACTGCTTCTAACACTAGCAGAGACTGTTTGGTACAACGGATAGAAAATATTGATGTGCATTCTAGAAAAGCCTTGGAATCATTGGGCAAAGCACAGCATACTTCTATCATGAGGGATGGGCACCCTAAAGCTAAGGAAGGACATTGTCTCAACATCAGCCTCAGCTCAGGAGCATGGAAAAGTCATCCTGCACACTGATAGAAAATTACCCAAATGTTTGCAACCAGAGAGCTGCCAAAACTCAGTATTTCGTATTGTCTGGTATTACCAACACACTGCTTAcatgagagacagaaaaacaagacagTGAGAGCTTGGtaagaagggagaagaaagacaaataaTCCAGCTCCACTGTATTGAAATGCAGGAAGAGAACACTGGGGCGTAAGGATATGCAAAACTTCTGGAGAAATCCCAGGTATTAGTAATGTCTGTGGAGCCTCTTCTTGATACTTTCTAATAGAATCCTCCGTCTCACATCCTGGGTAACAGCAACTCCACCAGAGCACACATTCTCCAGTCCTTCACCAAAGACACAACTGTTCTGCAGATCATCTCCTTGAGGCAAGAACCTTCCCTGCTAAAGCTCATCCTCATCACATGCCCAGGCCATACCTTGTGCCACTTGCAGAATCTCTTTCACAATACCACAAAACCTGCTATAACATTGTCCTTTGCATATCCTCACCTTCCCTTACAATTGGCACAAGGAACATCTCGAGGGATATGAAGCCCCCCACACTCTGGCAGATTCCTCTCATCTGCCTACACATCA containing:
- the LOC136367751 gene encoding protocadherin alpha-2-like; its protein translation is MGERCRAALRVLVLQAAWALAGGQVRYSVPEEAEAGTVVGRLAQDLGLEAGEAEARRLRLVAQGRRASVEVSGASGALLVSSRLDREELCGKSAPCALRLEVLVERPLRVFHVELEVTDINDNAPIFPAARKNLSIAELSVPGSRFPLEGASDADIGANAQLSYTLSPSEYFSLDLHRSEEYRESLFLVLTKSLDRETIPVHRLVLTASDGGRPSLTGTMELVISVLDANDNAPQFNQSVYKVQLPEDATEGTLVTRVNATDPDFGSNSEVVYSVSNTFPEQGMDIFVLNERTGEIHLAGMVDYEDIRSYEIQIEATDKGTPPLSGHCKVVLEVLDVNDNAPEVRVTSLSVPVSEDAAVGTVVALLSVSDRDSGANGRVRCWVWPASPFGLEATFAGSYSLVLREALDRERVSEYEVEVRAEDGGAPALRASRGLRVPVSDVNDNAPAFAQAVYTVLARENNAAGAELARLWARDPDEAGNGRVSYSVWEGGAAAASSSSWSSWSGAAGGGWRPASSYVSVDAESGRLWALQPLDYEELQVLQFEVRAVDAGEPPLCGNATVQLFVLDENDNAPALLPPAGSAPEAGGAAAEAARAAQAAGGSVSASDTLWAWAAWGAPAGQVVAKIRAVDADSGYNAWLRYELWEPRGKGPFRVGLYSGEVSTARALDEADGPRHRLLIVVRDHGEPARSATATLSVSLVEAAEAALAAAAGSSSSSSSRAAPGADAGAGAAGAATNVWLVVAICAVSSLFLLAVVLYGASRWAPRAAVLSGPGPTTLVCASEVGSWSYSQRHSRSLCVADGAAKSDLMVFSPNFPPPPPGAAPKDTQPEPSALLGTRGSAPTA